The Cellulophaga sp. RHA19 genome includes the window GATAACATAACTATTGAAAATGATATTTTTTTTAAGTAATTTGTTGTCGTATTCAATTTCATATTAAATAAATTTTAAACCCTTTAATATTAGGGGTTTGTTAGTGATTTTGTTTTGTGTTATTGAAACATTTTACGACGGAGCGTTCTGCCAAACGCTCCGTTTTTGTTTCTGTTGATTATTTTTCAGTTGTTGTAAACTCAGGATATACTTCAATATCGTGTTCATGAACATCTAAACCTTCTAATTCTTCTTGTTTAGAAACTCTTAAACCAATAGTTTTCTTTAGTATAAAAAGTATAACAAATGTTGTTCCTGCAGCCCATAAAATGTAAGCTAAAGAACCATATGTTTGCACTAGTAGTAAGCTAGCTCCACCACCGTTTAATAGTCCGCCATCTAGGGCAAAAACACCTACTAAAACGGTACCTATAAAACCACATACACCGTGTACAGATATTGCACCTACTGGATCATCAATTTTTAATTTTCTATCTATAAATTCAATAGAAAGTACAACTGCTATACCACAGATAAGACCTATAGCTAATGCTCCCCATGCGTTTACGGCACCACAACCAGCAGTAATACCTACTAAACCAGCTAAAGCACCGTTTAATGTCATAGATATGTCTGGTTTTCCGTACTTAATCCAAGTAAAGAAAAGAGCTGCAACTGCGCCAATAGCAGCGGCTAGGTTTGTATTTATAATAACACTTCCTGCAGCAATAGTGTTGTCTCCACCCCAAGCTAATTGAGATCCGCCATTAAAGCCAAACCATCCTAACCATAAGATAAATACACCTAAAGCACCAAGAATCATATTGTGTCCTGGTATAACATTTACTTTTCCGTTTTCATATTTTCCTATACGTGGGCCAACTAATATAGCTGCAACTAAAGCAGCACCACCACCAACGGCGTGTACTACAGAAGAACCAGCAAAATCTACAAAGCCAGCTACATTTAACCAAGCATTATCGTCAAAAGGCCAGTACCAGCTACCAGAAATAGGATATATAATAGTTGTTAATATTGCAGAGAATATTAAGTATGTAGAAAATTTAGTACGTCCAGCTATAGCTCCAGATACAATTGTGGCAGCTGTTGCGCAGAAAACTGTCTGAAAAAATAGATTGTACCAATCTGTTGCAGAAAAGAAAAAGTATCCTTGTTCTGTTGGACTTGTTCTAAAGAATCCGCCTAAAACAGTGTCGCTACCGTACATAATACCGTAACCAACTGCCCAAAACATAATAGATCCTACGCAAAGGTCCATAATGTTTTTCATTATAATGTTACCAGAGTTTTTACTACGCGTAAAGCCAACCTCTACTAATGTAAAGCCAGCCTGCATAAAAAATACTAGTATTGCTGCGATTATTATCCATAATGCACCCATATCACTATTGATGCTCTCAACAGCTTTAGTTAGTGCTTCTTGTTGTTCGTTAATCATAATCTTAAATTTTAATAGTGTCTTTGGTTTGGTTAGTTTATTCCTGCGTGCCCGTTTTCTTTAGTTCTAATACGGTATGCATCAATAATTTCAGATACAAATATTTTGCCGTCACCTACATTGCCTGTGTAAGCAGCATCTAAAATTGTGTTTACAGTTTTTTCTAAAAATTCGTCTGAAACTATAATAGATAAGTATCTTCTTTGGATATCAGTTGTGCTGTAAGATATACCTCTGTAGACGTGTCCCTGCTTTTCATTTCCAACTCCTGTAACATCCCAGTAGCTAAAAAAGTTTACTTCAATTTGGTGTAACGCTTTTTTTACATCATCAAATTGAGATTTTCTAATAATTGCTTCAATTTTTTTCATATCGTTTAGTTAATTACAGGGTAAATGTATTTAATTATGTATTACCCCTATTAAATTAATAGGGTTGAAATTAAATTTTTATGATATAAATAAAATAACCCCCACTTTAAATGGGGGTAATGTAATTATTATTTAATTTTTTGTTAAAATGATATTTAGATAATGAATAATTTGAGCACAAAGGGGTATTTAATAGCAAAAATGCTACTATTGGGTGTTAATAATAGAAATAATATTATTTTTTTAAGAAGTATTATAGGGATTTAGAAATCCAGAAGCCCGCTATTACGGCAAATATGCCAATAGTAATACTTAATAAGGTGTATAGTGCAAAATGTAAAAAGTCACCACTCTTTAATAAAGTTTGGTTTTCAAATGCAAATGTAGAAAATGTAGTGAAGCCTCCGCAAAAACCTGTAGCTAAAAGTAACGCTTGATTTTCTGTAAGGTAATTGCCTTTTAGAGTTAAGCCTATAATAAGACCAATAAGTAAGCTACCTATTATGTTAACTAAAAAAGTTCCTAAGAAATAGGGTTGAAATGAATTATTTAGTGTTTTGCTTATAAGAAAACGCAAAACACTTCCTGCTCCTCCGCCCAAAAAAACAAGTAATAACTGTTTCATACCTTACAAAGGTAAAAAACTATATTGCTTTTTTGTATTTTGTAGAGATTATATTAAGTGGGTATACTTTAGCAGTGTTTTCTGCTGTAGTTTTACTAATAGATTTTTTTGTTTTAGAGCTATTACGATTAACGCTAAACACTAGAAGTAAGGCATTTATAGCCACTAGGATAAATAAGATGTTAAGGAAAATAGTCATTAGGCAGGTTTTTTTATCAGTACAACGCAAAAATACGTGTTTTCTTACACTATAACGAAGGAAGTCTATTTTTTGTTGTGTGTTGCTTGATTTTTGTTATGAATGGTAAAAAAACGTTAATTTTTTAGAAATTGCTTAATAATAAACAAGGAGATTATGAAGATAATAAATGTAATTGCTACCCATTTTACACCAGAATAGTTTTTTAAATGTAATTTTTTGTCCTTTTTATATGTAATTACAATAATAACAGTAAAAACAATTACAAAAAGAGCAGCAAATATATATTGTCCGGTGGTAAACATATTTCTATTTTTGTGCAAAACTAACGTAAAATAATACAAATGAAAAATAAACTTAAAGCAGTAGAGTTATTTCATAAATCTTTTGGAGCAGGAGTTTCTGAAGAATTAAAATCAGATCTAGGAGAGCAAAAGAATTTATTGCGTTTTAACCTTATGGATGAGGAAAATAAGGAGTATTTAGAAGCTGCCAATAATAAAGATATGGTAGAGGTTGCTGATGCTTTAGGTGATATGTTATATATTTTATGTGGTACAATATTGGAGCACGGTATGCAGTATAAAATTGAAGAGGTCTTTGATGAAATACAGCGTAGCAATATGAGTAAGCTTGGTGCAGATGGTAAACCAGTGTATAGAGAAGATGGTAAAATATTAAAGGGGCCAAACTATTTTAAACCAAGTATAGAAGCTATTCTTAAAAAATAAAAAAAGTGCCTAATTAGGCACTTTTTTATATTATAAAGGTTGGTATTAAGATTATTCAACCTTAAAACGCCATCCAAATTTATCTTCAGCTTTGTTGTATTGTATGCTAGTGATACTGTCTTTTAATAAAGTAGCATAACTATCGTCAACAGTAGGTAGCATATAATCTGTATCTCTAAAGCCAAAACCAGCAATAGGAGAAATAACAGCTGCAGTACCTGCACCAAACATTTCTTTTAAGCTACCATCTTTTGCGGCATCTACTAATTCTTGTACTTTAATTTTACGAACCTCAGTTTTTATACCTTGGTCTTCAGCTATTTTTAAAATACTTTTACGGGTAATACCATCTAAAATACGGTCACTAGTTGGGCACGTTAATAAAGTATCATTAATACGTACAAAAACGTTCATTGCACCTGCCTCTTCAATATACTCGTGTGTATTATCATCTGTCCAAATAACTTGTTGGTATCCTTTGTCTTGTGCTAATTTAGTTGGGTAGAACTGGCCAGCATAGTTACCACCAGCTTTTGCAAAACCAACACCACCGTTTGCAGATCTAGAATATTTTTCTTCTATAAGTACTTTTACTTCTCCAGAAAAATAAGAACCAGAAGGTGCACCACAGATTATAAATTTATATTCATCTGCAGGAGATGCATGAAAACCATTACCAGTTGCAAACATAAAAGGTCTAATGTATAAAGAACTTCCAGCAGATTTCGGAATCCAATCACTATCAGTCTTTAATAGTGCTTTTAACCCTTCCATAAAGTAATTTTCTGGAATTTCAGGAATAGCTAATCTTTTTGCAGATAAGTTTAAACGTTTATGATTATCTAAAGGACGAAACATCCAAATAGCATCTTGCTCATCTTTATATGCTTTCATTCCTTCAAAAATAGATTGTCCGTAATGAAAAATCTTAGAAGATGGATCTAAAGATATTGGCTGGTAAGGAACAACCTTTGGAGCTTCCCAGGCACCATTTTTATAATCGCAGACCAACATATGATCCATATAAATACTTCCAAACGAAAGATTATCAAAATCAACATCGTTTATTTTACTGTTTTTAGTCTTTTCTACACTAATTTGATTTGTAGTAACATCCATAGTATTCATAATTTAAGATCATAAAATTAATCAATTATCAGTACTAGTGCTTCTTTTTTAGATTAAAATTGTTCAAATTTGCATTCTATCACTAAATTTTATCAGATATGAAAAGTTTTAACATTTTGCTTGTAGTAATTTTATTGTTTATGTCTTGCAAGGAGGCAAAAAAAGAAACAGTAGTTCAGGAACCTGAGCAAAAAATAGAAGAATTAGCATCTTTTGGAGAAAAAATAACAGTAGATAACGCTAAGGTAACCAAAGAAATGGCAGTTGTTTATCATAATTTAGCAGTTGCAGACACGGTAACAACTAAGTTTAAGGGTAAGGTATTAGATGTTTGTCAGTCTAAAGGGTGTTGGATGAAATTAGATTTAGGAGATGGTGAACAAGCAATGGTAAAATTTAAAGACTATGGTTTTTTTATGCCTAAAGATATTGCAGGTAAAGAAGTTGTAATAAACGGAAAAGCTTTTATAGAGCAAATGTCTGTAGATGAACAGCAGCATTATGCAGAAGATGGTGGTGCAACTAAAGAAGAAATAGCGCAAATTACTGAGCCTAAAAAAACCTACAGGTTTGAGGCAGATGGTGTGCTCTTAAAAGAATAAATATTTGAAACGTAAAATAATAACAACAGGTGATGGTTCTAAAACCATACAAATAGAGGATTGGAACGAGCAGTACCACTCTATACACGGAGCGGTGCAAGAAGCTTATCACGTATTTATAAAACACGGCTTATCTTTATTTAAAGATGAGCCTGTTTCTATTTTAGAAATTGGTTTTGGTACAGGGTTAAATGCTATAATTACAGCGTTAGAGGCTTTTAAAAGTAATTTAACTATTAATTACACTGGTGTAGAGGCTTATCCTGTTTCGTTAGAAGAAGTATCGCAATTAAATTATATAGAGCAGTTAAATGCTAAAGAATCTGCAGATGTATTTGCTAAAATGCATAAAGTAGAATGGGAGGTAAGTAATACTATTTTGCCAAATTTTCAGCTTTTAAAGAGAAAACAAGATTTTTTAGAGATTACAGATAAAGCTACTTGTAATCTTATTTATTTTGATGCTTTTGGTGCTAGGGT containing:
- a CDS encoding P-II family nitrogen regulator → MKKIEAIIRKSQFDDVKKALHQIEVNFFSYWDVTGVGNEKQGHVYRGISYSTTDIQRRYLSIIVSDEFLEKTVNTILDAAYTGNVGDGKIFVSEIIDAYRIRTKENGHAGIN
- a CDS encoding branched-chain amino acid aminotransferase; translation: MDVTTNQISVEKTKNSKINDVDFDNLSFGSIYMDHMLVCDYKNGAWEAPKVVPYQPISLDPSSKIFHYGQSIFEGMKAYKDEQDAIWMFRPLDNHKRLNLSAKRLAIPEIPENYFMEGLKALLKTDSDWIPKSAGSSLYIRPFMFATGNGFHASPADEYKFIICGAPSGSYFSGEVKVLIEEKYSRSANGGVGFAKAGGNYAGQFYPTKLAQDKGYQQVIWTDDNTHEYIEEAGAMNVFVRINDTLLTCPTSDRILDGITRKSILKIAEDQGIKTEVRKIKVQELVDAAKDGSLKEMFGAGTAAVISPIAGFGFRDTDYMLPTVDDSYATLLKDSITSIQYNKAEDKFGWRFKVE
- a CDS encoding nucleoside triphosphate pyrophosphohydrolase family protein, which gives rise to MKNKLKAVELFHKSFGAGVSEELKSDLGEQKNLLRFNLMDEENKEYLEAANNKDMVEVADALGDMLYILCGTILEHGMQYKIEEVFDEIQRSNMSKLGADGKPVYREDGKILKGPNYFKPSIEAILKK
- the crcB gene encoding fluoride efflux transporter CrcB, with translation MKQLLLVFLGGGAGSVLRFLISKTLNNSFQPYFLGTFLVNIIGSLLIGLIIGLTLKGNYLTENQALLLATGFCGGFTTFSTFAFENQTLLKSGDFLHFALYTLLSITIGIFAVIAGFWISKSL
- a CDS encoding ammonium transporter is translated as MINEQQEALTKAVESINSDMGALWIIIAAILVFFMQAGFTLVEVGFTRSKNSGNIIMKNIMDLCVGSIMFWAVGYGIMYGSDTVLGGFFRTSPTEQGYFFFSATDWYNLFFQTVFCATAATIVSGAIAGRTKFSTYLIFSAILTTIIYPISGSWYWPFDDNAWLNVAGFVDFAGSSVVHAVGGGAALVAAILVGPRIGKYENGKVNVIPGHNMILGALGVFILWLGWFGFNGGSQLAWGGDNTIAAGSVIINTNLAAAIGAVAALFFTWIKYGKPDISMTLNGALAGLVGITAGCGAVNAWGALAIGLICGIAVVLSIEFIDRKLKIDDPVGAISVHGVCGFIGTVLVGVFALDGGLLNGGGASLLLVQTYGSLAYILWAAGTTFVILFILKKTIGLRVSKQEELEGLDVHEHDIEVYPEFTTTEK
- a CDS encoding DUF4920 domain-containing protein encodes the protein MKSFNILLVVILLFMSCKEAKKETVVQEPEQKIEELASFGEKITVDNAKVTKEMAVVYHNLAVADTVTTKFKGKVLDVCQSKGCWMKLDLGDGEQAMVKFKDYGFFMPKDIAGKEVVINGKAFIEQMSVDEQQHYAEDGGATKEEIAQITEPKKTYRFEADGVLLKE
- the mnmD gene encoding tRNA (5-methylaminomethyl-2-thiouridine)(34)-methyltransferase MnmD is translated as MKRKIITTGDGSKTIQIEDWNEQYHSIHGAVQEAYHVFIKHGLSLFKDEPVSILEIGFGTGLNAIITALEAFKSNLTINYTGVEAYPVSLEEVSQLNYIEQLNAKESADVFAKMHKVEWEVSNTILPNFQLLKRKQDFLEITDKATCNLIYFDAFGARVQPELWTETVFKIMYNALKTNGVLVTYAAKGSVRRAMLAVGFKVERLPGPPGKREMLRATKS